The sequence below is a genomic window from Dehalogenimonas sp. THU2.
CCAGCCAGGCTTCAAAACTAAGGGTTTCGTGGATGAAAACTATCGCGATCTTCAATTTACGGCTTTTCAATGACCTCGTAACAATTGGAAAATAGGTCATATCCATGTATCCGGGATAAACGCTTCCAGAGATATCAAATTCGGGATGAGTATTTTTAAGGTGAGATTTTAGATCAAGGATAAATCCCATCAAGCCCCGGTACGCCACCTGGATGTAGCCCTTTTCTAGTTGCTTTTTGTATTCGATGACGGATTCCGGAAACGATGCCATAAGTACCCTCCTGGCCGAATAATAGTCCAAAACCACGGATTGTCTAACTTAGATTATAAGCGCAATCCCGGTAATTTTGCGACAGTGCAGTATTGATGTATGTCGGTGGATGATACGTCGATATTTGTTAAAAAGTGCTATATTGTTCTCATGCGAAAAGTCATTGTGCAAGAGTATGACCCTGATTGGCCGCGGCAGGCCAAGGTCGAGATAGACCGGATTATCGCCGCTTGCGGTAAAGATATCATTTCGGTGGAACATATCGGCAGTACGTCCGTACCAAATCTCCCAGCCAAGCCGATCATAGATCTGCTGGGTGAAGTGAGAGATATCTTGATCATCGACGATTATACCCCGGCGTTAGAGGCAATCGGTTAACAGGCACGGGGAGAATTCGGGATAAACGGCCGTCGCTATTATTTTAGAGAAGGATCCGGGCAGCACACGCATCATTTACACATTTTCGCCACGGGCGATATTGGACTACACCGTCACCTAGCAGTACGCGGTTATCTCCGAACCCACCCGGAGGAAGCAGCAAGATATGGTTTACTCAAGACAGAATTGGCCGAACGTTTCCCTGAAGATATCGAGGCATATATGGACGGTAAAGGTGAGTTCATGAGGGAACTGGAAGATCGAGCGATGTCCTGGATGAGAGAATATAAACCCCTCGGTATGTAAACACCTCGATTGTATATGCCCGTTGTGATGCTTAAGGCGCTCCGCAACGCCCGCCAAAGTTTAGAACGGAAGCCTGAACAGCCTCTTCGTATTTTCCATGGTCGCCCTCGCCAATTCCTCAAACGGTATACCCCTGATCCCAGCCAGCGCTTCCGCCGTCTGAACGATGTATGATGGCTCGTTGCGTTTGCCGCGGCGGCTTTGCGGGGGGAGGAAGGGGCAGTCGGTCTCCAGCAACAGTTTGTCGATGGGGATGTAGCGCAGGGCGTTATAGATCACCTTCGATGACGGGTAGGTGATATAACCGCCGATCGAGATGTGGAATCCGGCATCGAGATAACGCTTTGCCAGTTCGAGACTATCACCGAAGCAGTGAATGACGCCTTTGGGATGAGAGGGATTGGCTGCCGCCCAGTCGATAAGCACCGGCACGATGGCTTGGTCAGCCTGGCGGTTGTGGATGACCACCGGCAGGTTGATCCTGACGGCCAGGTCCAGATGGAAACGCAGGGTCTTGAGTTGGTCAGTCTCCGAAAACGGTTTGTGATAGAAATCCATGCCGGTCTCGCCGACAGCGACGACCTTTGGCATGGCAGCCAGTTTTTCGATTCCGGCGAGCGCTTCATCTGTCGCCGTCGCCGAATCGCAAGGGTGAATGCCGACGGTGGCGTAGATGTTGTCATGGGCGGTGGCCAGTTCGATGGCTTTTTTACTGGATTGAAGATCGATGCCGATGGTGATGATCGTTTCGACCCCAGCATCGGTCGCACGCTTCAAAACAGCGTCGAAGTCCGGGGCGAAGTCCGGCAGGTCGAGGTGTGCGTGGGAGTCGATGAGGTTCAAGGCAGGTACCTTACGGAACGAGCGCCGAGGCGGCGGTTTCGGCCAGTTTCAGGGCTACGGCGGGCAGGATGCCGAAGAGCAGGATGCCGAAGGATGAGATAGCCAGCGCCGTTTTCAAAGAACCCGAAGAAGGTACCGGGCCTTGTTGTTCCGGTTCACGGAGCCACAAAACCTTGATGACGCCAAAGTAGTAGTAGGCGGATATGACAGTATTGACCGCGGCCAGGACCACCAGCCACAGAAGATCCGCCTGGACACCTGCATTGAAGATGTAGAACTTGGCGAGGAAACCGGCAGTCGGCGGGAAACCGATCAGGGACAAAAGCGACAGCGTAAGTGCTCCAGCCATGAAAGGTGATGTTCGCGCCAGACCGGCATAGTTTGCGAAATTGTCGCTGTTGAACTTCCGAGAGATGGCGATAACGCTGATGAAGGCGGCCAGATCGCTCACGGCAAAGGCGATCAGATAGAAGATGATGCCGCCGACGGCCAGCGTCGAAAGCGACGGCGCGTTACCTAAAGCCGCCAGTCCGACCAGGATGTAACCGGCGTGAGCTACGGTGGAGAAACCCAGCAGGCGTTTGATGTTCTTCTGGGGAATGGCCATGAGATTACCCATGGTCATACCGATAGCGGCGATAGCGGCGATGACCGGCGCCCACTGTTGCGCCAGGACGCCGGGTTCGATGAACGCCGTACCCAGGATACGCAGGATGAGGGCAAATCCGGCCGCCTTGGAGGCGATCGACAGGTACATGGTGATGGGCGTCGGGGCGCCTTCGTAAACGTCCGGTACCCAGAACTGGAAGGGGACAGCGGCTATCTTGAAACCCACGCCGGCGATGATGAGCACCAGGCCCATCAGGAGGCCGGGGGAGTCGAGAATGGAGGCCGGTGACATCGATTGCAGCGAGGCGGCGATCTCCGCCAGGCCGGTGGTGCCGGTGAAACCGAAAACGAGCGCCATACCGTAAAGCAGCACCGCTGAGGCGACGCCGGACAGGAGAACATATTTCAACGCGGATTCGGTGGACTTCTTATCTTTCTGGATACCCACCAAAACGTAGAAAGCCACGGCGGTGATCTCCAGCGCCAGGTAGAGAGTTATGAGGTTAGTGGCGGCGGCCATGAGCATCATTCCGAGGGAGGCAATAAGGACGAGGGCGTGGTACTCACCCCGGAAGCGGCGGAAATTATCCGTCCAGTCGATGGACGCCATGATAACCAGGCCAGCCATCACCGGGAAGAATATCTTGAAGAAAGCGGCGAAGGCGTCATGGGAGACCATGCCGCCGAAAAGGCTTTGGGAAGCGTCCGGCCATTGGATGACGGCGGCGATAACGGCGGCAGAGAGGCCGGCCAGGGCCGAGCCGACGAGGACCTTCTTCTGAGAGACGAAGAGGTCGGTCAGGATCACGGCGATGGCGGTGCCGAGGACGATCAGTTCCGGTATGAGGTAGGTGAAGTCCACTAGGCCGCCCTCATTCTTTGGCGGAAATTCCAAATCACAAATCCCAAATTACAAACAAATCCCAAATTCGAAAATCCAAATTTGAAACGTGACATCATGATCAGGAGCCTCCGAAAAGGGCGGCGATGGGTTTGATGCCGCCTTCGAAGACGTCGGTCAGGATACGGGGGTAGAGGCCGATAACGAACATGGCAATGACGAAAACGATGGCGAAGATGTTCTCCACGCGGTCGGTGTCATGGACGCCGGCGAACCTGGGCAGTGGCTGGCCGAAGAATACCCTCTGGATGGTCCAGAGGATGTAAGCCGCGGCCAGGAGGATACCAAGCAAACCGATTATGGTGAAGACCTGGATACCGGGAACGACACCGCTGCTGAATGAGCCCAGGAAGGTCCAGACCTCCGCGATGAAGCCGCTGGTGGCGGGGACGGCCATGGCGCCCAGGCCGCCCAGGACGAAGATGATAGTGGCGCGGGGCATCTGGTTGGCCAGGCCGCCCAGGCGGGGAATGGCGCGCTCATGCGTATTGTGCATCACCACGCCGGTGATGGCGAAGAGCAGGCCGGTGATGATGCCGTGAGATACCATCTGGAGCGAGGCGCCGATCATCGACAGCTGTCCCAGGGCGAAAATGCCCAGGAGCACGAAGCCCATGTGACTAACCGACGAGTACGCGATAAGGCGCTTGATATCCGTCTGCTTGAGGGTTACGGCGCCTCCATAGACGATGTTGATGACCGCCAGTACCAGGATAATCGGGGCGAACTTGAGCGCCTCATCCGGGAACATGGCGGCGTTGATGCGCAGCATGGCGTAGCCGCCCATTTTAAGGAGCGTGCCGGCCAGGATAACCGAGACGGCGGTGGGGGCGTCGGTATGGGCGTCCGGCAGCCAGGTGTGGAAGGGGAAGACCGGCAGTTTGATGGCGAAACCAAGGAAGAAAAAGACGAAGGTCAGCGCCAGCGCACCAGCCTTCATAACCTCGGTCAGGTCTGTGTTGAGCATGGTGACCATATCGAGCGAACCGGTGGCGAAGTACAGCACCAGGATACCGGCCAGGATGAAGGCGCCTCCCAGCAGGGTGTAAAGAACGTATTTAAGGGCGGAGTATTCCTTGCGCCCGGCCCCCCAGATGGCGATGAGGAAATACATGGGGATGAGTTCCAGTTCCCAAAAAATGAAGAAGAGCAGGAAGTCCAGCGAGATGAACACGCCGGTGATCGATGCCTGGAGCAAAAGTATCCAGGCGAAGTATTCACGGACCCGGAGATCGATCTTCCAGGAGATCAGGATTACCAGGACGCCGAGGAGTGTGGTCAACAGCAGGAACGGCAGCGACAGGCCGTCCACGCCCAGGGAGTAATTGGCGTTGATCAACGGAATCCAGGAGACCTTCTCCCCGAACTGAATGACACCGCTCATCTCCGCCGAGCGGTCGAAGCCGGCAAAGACGATAATGGAAAAGATAAGCGGCAGCACCGTGGCTATGAGAGAGAGATATGTGATCGCCTTCGGCGACAGCTTTGGCCAGAGCGCGATCAAAAGAGCCCCGATGATGGGGATGAAAATGGTTAGCGTTAAATAGGGCATATCCAATTAACAAACACCTCCTCTAGCCGGCGAGAAACACGACGACAACGATGGTCAAAATACCGAAAGCGATAAACATACCATAAGTCTGGAGTTGACCGGATTGGGCGCGCCGCAATATGGATCCCGCTGATACTGTGCCGTCGGCCACGGCGTTGACGGTGCCGTCCACCGCCTTTTCATCGAAATACCTGAAATGACCGAAAAGCTTGCGGGTGATCACGTTCTGCACGATGACAGTGTTCAACCCGTTGTCCAGCAGCCGGCTGTCGAAGAACTGGAAACCGGCGAATAAACCGCGGAGCAGCACCAGTTCGCCGATGATCTTCTCGTATAACTCATCGAAGAAGTACTTGCGCCGGACCAGTTCGTAAAGGGCGCCGAAGCGGCGGGCGATAATTTCGGCGGAGACCCAGCGCTTGATGTACATGGCGTAAGCCAGGAAGATGCCCGCGGCGGCCAGACCGAGAGATAGCCAGGTTACCGGATGGGTGAAGGCGCCGAAAAGACCCTCGATCACGCTCATCGGTTCACCATGGCCGAACAAACCGCCGAAACCGCCGGTGAGGTTCAGGAAACCGGAGAAGGCAGCGGGCACAGCCAGGATCAACAGCGGCGCGGTCATCACACGGGGAGATTCATGGGGGTGATTGTGACCCCGATACTCGCCGTGGAAACTCAGGAACATCAACCGGAACATGTAGAACGCAGTCAGGAATACGGTGATCAGAGCCAGAGTGAAAAGTATCGGCTGGCCGGATGATCCGGCGATGATCTCATCCTTGGAGAAGAAGCCGGACAGCGGCCAGATCCCGGCCATGGAAACCGAGGCGATCAGCATGGTGTAATAGGTTTTAGGCATGAACTTCTTCAAGCCGCCCATATGGCGCATGTCGAAGGTGCCGGTAGCGTGATTGACCGAACCGGAACCCAAGAAGAGCAGACTCTTGAAAAAAGCGTGGTTCATCAGGTGGAACATGGCGATGGCTACGCCGCCGGTACCAAGGCCGAGCATCATGTAGCCCAGTTGCGACACGGTAGAATAAGCCAGAACCCGCTTCATGTCATGCATGACCAGTCCCATGGTGGCGGCAAAGATGGCGGTAATGCCGCCGATGACAGCGACGGTGGTCAACGCCGTTGTGGAATGCTCGAACAGGGGATAAGTCCGGGCGACGAGGAAAACACCGGCGGCGACCATGGTGGCGGCGTGGATCAGGGCGGAAACGGGGGTGGGGCCTTCCATGGCGTCCGGCAACCAGACGTGCAGCGGGAATTGGGCGCTCTTGCCCACCGCGCCCAGGAAAACACCCAACGCAGCTAATGTCAGCACGCCGCCGGCCAGGACGCCGGCAACAGCCAGTTCGTTAAGCTCGCAGATGTCCAGTGTGCCCGTATTGGCAAACAGCAGCACGATGGCTGCCAGGAAGCCGAAATCCCCGATGCGGGTGACGATAAAGGCCTTCTTGGCAGCAGCGGCGGCGGCGGGACGCTGGAACCAGAAGCCGATCAACAGATAAGAACACAGGCCGACCAGTTCCCAGAAAGCGAAGGTGAGGAACAGGTTGTCGGACAGCACCAGGCCGATCATCGCGACGCCGAAGAGAGACAGAAAGGCGTAGTAACGCTCGTAGCCCGGGTCGCCGTGCATGTAGCCCTGGGAATAGATGTTGACCATGAGGGCGACGAAGGTGATGACCACCAGCATGACGGCGGTCAGGCCGTCCAGGATGAAGCCGAAGTGGATATTGAGGCCGGCAACATTAACCCAATCGATCGGCGCGATGACGATCTCGTGGTGTTCAGCGCCTATAACGCCGGTAAGCGCCCAGAGAGAAAGCAGCAGCGCACCGGACATAGCGGCGACGCCTACATAACCGCTTATCTCAGGCCGCAGCTTCAGCAGAGGCTTGATCACCAGGGCGATGAGGGCGAAGGCCGCCAGAGGCAGCAGCAGGATCGCCCAGACGAACGGCGCCGTTATCAACTCTTGTTCACTCGCTTTACCATTTCATTAAATCTATCTTGGTGGCATCGATAGTATCGCGGCTGCGGTAGATTGACATAATAATCGCCAGGGCAACAGTGGCCTCCGCCGCGGCGACCACGATGATGAAGATGGTGAAGATCTGGCCGGTCAGCAACTCCGGAACCACAAAACGGGAGAAGGCGACCATGGCGATGGCCGCGGCGTTAAGCATCAACTCAATGCACATCAATATGATCACGGCGCTGCGCTTGGACAGGGCGCCCCAGAGCCCGATGCCGAAAAGCACCGCCGAGAGGATTAAATAATGGTTCAGGCCGACTTCCATTATTTATCCCTCACTAAGATGATAGCGCCGATGATGGCGGTGAGCAGCAGCACCCCGGCCATCTCCAACGGCAGCATGAAACCGTCGGTAGAGAACAGCAGAGCCGCCAGCTCCGGAGTGGTGTTATCGACCGGCGGCGCCTCGGAGATGTTCCAATCAGTCGCCAGGGTGGTGACAATAAGCGCCAGGGATATTCCGCCGCTGGCAAAGAGCGCCGGCAGCCGCAGCCGGTTGGTGAGGCTGCCCAACTGGATCTCCCGGGTCAACATGATAGCCAGGATGATCAGCACCGAAATGGCGCCGACGTAGATCAAAACCTGGATGGCCGCCAGGAAATCCGCGGAGAGAGTAACGAACAATCCGGCTACCAGGAAGAAACACAGCACCAGCATCAGAGAGGCGCGGAAGACGTTCTTCAAAAGCACCACCGCCAATGCGGAAATGATGATGCCGGCCGCGAAGATGAAAAAGCCGATCTCCATTACTTAGCCTTCTTCTTCCGCCGGTCTTCGGCATAGGTGGTCTGGTTGATGAGGAGTGTCTGCATCGGCAGCTTGGCGGCGGTGTCGGGGCGGTAATAGCCGGAGCGCGGCCGTTTGGCGTCATCGACCAGGAGTTCATCGTTGCTTTTAGTCAGTTCAAGACAGCGGCCGTCGGACGGGGTGGTCCCGGTCTTGGCCCCTTCGAAACTGGTGCAGCGGTAGGTGGTGCCGGTGTAATTGTAACCCAGGTAGATGGATATGCCAGTAGGGCAGGATTCGATGCACAGGCCGCAATAGATGCACAACCCCAGGTCCACCACGAAATCGTCGGTTTTAAGCTTCTTATCTTCACCCCGGGACACTTCCATCTTGATGGCGCCGACCGGACAGGCACGTTCGCAGGCGCGGCAGGAGATACAGCTTTCCTTGTCCCAGATGATATCGGTGCCGCGCAACCGCCGCGACATGGTCAGCCGCTGCTCCGGATACTGCACCGTGATCCACTTGCGGCCCAGATGCTTGACCGTGGTCTGGAGGCCGCGGACCAACCCCTCGCCGAAATTCTTAACTGAAGGCATGGCCGCCTCCGGTGCGGAACTGCCGGCTCATCAGGAAGATGAGCGCTGCCGCCAGTCCAAAGTTCAGCGGTATGGCCAACCACAATTGGTCGGAGAGGCCGGTGAGCACCAGTATGGCGGTCAGGAGCAGGTTCAGGAGCGCCAACGGCAGGAGGAATTTCCAGCCGAAAGCCATGACCTGATCTATCCTGAGACGGGGGAAGGTGGCCCGCACCCACATGATAAGCGTAAACACCGCTAAAATCTTGATAATTAGCCACATAAAGCCGGGCAGGAAGGGACCGGCCCAGCCGCCGAGGAAAAGAGTGCTGGCGATGGCGGAAACGGACAAAGTCTCGGCGTACTCGGTGAGGTAAAACAGACCGAATTTCATGCCGGAATACTCGGTCTGGAAACCGGCGATGATCTCGGAATCGGCCTCTAAAAGATCGAACGGCGTCCGGTTGATCTCGGCCATGGCCGCTGTGATGTAGATGAGAAAGCCCAATGGCTGCAGGAAAATGAAAGGCACGTTTTGCGCTTTGACGATTTCATTCAATGAAAGAGAGCCGGCCAGCATCACGGCGCCCAGGATGGACAGGACGAGGGGTATCTCGTAACTGACTTCCTGGGCGATGGTGCGCATGGCTCCCAGGAGCGAATACTTGTTGGATGAAGCCCAGCCGGCCATGAAAATGCCGATAACCACCACCGAACTCACCGCCATGATATAGAGGATACCGATATTGAGGTCGGCCAGGAGCGCATCGTCGCCGAAGGGAATGACGGCGAACACCGCCATGGCGGGGACGAAGGCCACCAGGGGCGCCAGAAAATGCACCGGTTTGTCGGCCAGCGCCGGGACCAGATCTTCCTTAAGCAGCACTTTGACGGCGTCGGCGATGGGTTGCAGCAAGCCAAAAGGTCCGGCGCGGTTGGGACCCGGCCTGATCTGGAAACGTCCCAGGCCGCGCCGTTCATACCAGATAAAAAAGAGCACGCCGGAGATGACGAAACCGAACAGGATGACAGTGAAAATGAGGAAGTGTAGCCAATCCATCAGCGGTCGACCTCACCCATGACGATATCGATGCTGCCGAATATAGCCATCAAATCGGCGACTTTCCAACCCAACAACATCTCGCGGAGGGCAGTCAGGTTGATGTAACTGGGGGCGCGTACGTGCCAGCGGTAGGGATTCTCCGTACCGTCGGCTACGACATAAAAGCCCAGTTCCCCTTTGGCTCCTTCAACGGCGTTGTAGGTTTCGCCGGCGGGGGGACGGATTATTTTGGAAACTTTAGCAATGATCTCACCTTGAGGCAACTGATCCACCGCCTGTTTCACGATGCGGACGCTCTGCCGCATCTCTTCCATACGCACCATGTAACGGTCATAGGTATCGCCGACGGTACCGACGGGAATGTCGAAGTCGAACCGATCGTATATCGAATACGGCTGGTCTTTTCGCAGGTCCCACTTGACCCCGCTGCCCCGGAGCACCGGCCCGGCGGCGGAGGCGTTGATCGCCAACTCTCGTGGCAATATACCGACGCCTTTGGAGCGCACCAGCATGATCTCGTTGGTGGAAACGAGCTTGTCGTACTCGTCGATAAAACCGGGCATCTCGTCCAGGAACTTTTTAAGAGCCGGCAGGAATTCATCCGGCAGATCCATGGAAACGCCGCCGAAGCGCATGTAGTTGTAGTTGAGGCGCTGCCCGCACACCATGTCGAAGAGTTCCACGATCTTCTCTCGCTCGCGGAACATGTAAAGCAGGGGCGTCATGAAAGCGCCGATATCGTTGATGAAAAAGCCGATGCCGGCCAGGTGGGAGCCGATGCGCTGGAGTTCTGCCATGATAACCCGGATATATTGGGCACGCTCCGGAACTTCGATTTTAAGCAGGTCTTCTACCGCCATGCAGTAAGCTTGGTTGTTGATCATCGATGTCAGGTAGTCCAAACGGTCGGTGAGCGGGATATTCTTAGTGTAATTACGGCCTTCGGCGATCTTTTCCATGCCCCGGTGAAGGTAACCGAAGATCGGCTCCACATCGATGATGACCTCGCCGTCAAGCGTCAGCCGCAGCCGGAACACCCCATGGGTACTGGGGTGCTGGGGACCGACGTTAATGACATAATGTTCGGTTTTAAGCGTCACGGTCTACCCAGTCCTTTCGGAGCGGATAACCGGGAAAGCCATCCCATAGAAGGATGCGCTTCAAATTCGGATGCCCGGTGAATTCGATGCCCATGAGATCATAGATTTCCCGTTCCTGAAGGTCGGCGCCGCGCCATACGGGCGTCACCGACGGAGCGGTGGGTTTATCATGATCGGTCAAATCGACCCTGAAATCCAGACGCTGTTTGCGTGATAGGGAAGTCAGGCGGTAGATCAGGCTGAAATGAGTTTTATGGTCGACGCCGGTGACGGAGTTCAAATAATCGAAGTTGAATTCCGGGTCATCGCGGAGGAAGGCGGCGACTTCGGTCAAGCGGTCCGGCTTGACCGAAAGGCGCCCGTTATCCGCGGCGGATGCACCTTCGCCAAACTTATCCTTCAGCCGCTCGTGGACGGCGATGCAGTCCAGGTCCAGCATCAGCCTTCCACCGCCCTTCTGGTGGGGCTCATCTTATCGACTTTAGCGTGAATGTCCAGGATAGCCTGCAACAGCGCTTCCGGGCGCGGCGGGCAGCCCGGGACGTAGACATCGATCGGTACGATCTTATTGAATCCGGGCACCACGGAATAAGAACCTTTGAAGATGCCGCCGGAGGTGCCGCAGGAGCCCATGGCCAGCACCCACTTGGGATCCGGCATCTGGTCATAGATACGCTTGAGCCAGGGGGCCATCTTCCAGGTCAGTGTACCGGCCACGATCATGAGGTCGGCCTGCCGGGGAGAGGCGCGGAAAATTTCCATACCGAAGCGCGCCAGGTCGAAGCGGGAGGCAGCGGTGCACATCATCTCGATGGCGCAGCAGGCCAGGCCGAAGGTCACCGGCCACATCGAATAGTGGCGGGACCAATTGACTACTTTGTCGACGCTGGTTAAAAGAACGTTGGAGGCCAACGGCGGCGCGTTCAGCCAGTCTATCGGGTCAGGGATAGCGGTCTGATGGCTCTTCAGAAAACTCTCGACGATCTCGCCCTCCCGTGCATCGAGTTCGATGTCGGAATAGGCGAAATTGCGCGGCGGTTCTATTGCCATTCCAGCGCCCCTTTCTTCCAGGCGTAAAAATAGCCCACCGTCACGATGAAGAGGAAAAACATCGCGATGAAAAAGGCGGGGACACCCAGATCACCCAGGCTGGCCGCCCAGGGGTAAAGAAAAACAGCCAGCACATCCATGACGATGAGCATCAGCGCGTAAATGTAATAGCGGAAATTGAATTGCACCCAGGAACGCCCTGTGGTTTCCATACCGCATTCGTAAGTCTCCTGTTTAACCTGGGACGGGTTCCTGGGCACGATCTTGGTGAGCCGGCCGAGAATAATCGGAATGAACAGCGTCACCAGGATAAACCCGATGGCAATAATTAAAAAAAGCCCGACATAGCCGAACTGGGTTAACATGATGCGTCAGCCTCCGGGGTAGTACTAGGCCAAAAGTTATAGGGTAGTATATACTTTTTGACCCAAGATGACAAGCAGACATCACTTACCAGTATATGATACACCAACTTATCCGGAATCGTGAATCTCTAACATTGCCAGCGATGCCGTTCTCGATAGACTACCGCTAGACCGAATCTAATCCAGCAGCGTCGGTATGCCCTCCGCCGCCTCCATCGTCATGTCGGTTTTCAGGGCGCGGGACTTCTGCCGCTCCTTGAACTCCGCCGCCAGTTCCGTTGATTCCTGGTAGAACTGACGTAGGATGGGTACCTCGGAGAGGTCGGACAGCATCAACGTTACATCCAGGATTCCGCGTTCCCGCGGATAGTCACCAAGGCGCTGCTGCGCCGCCGGTGCTACCTCCCTGAGGCGTTCGGAGAGGTCTTTGACCAGTTCGACGCTGATCTCACGGGCGGGCCCGGAAACCAGCAGACCAGCCCGGCCGGCGTCAACGGGGTTGCAGGCGACCGACATCTCCGCCAGCGCCTCATCCATGGCATATAGACCGCGCTGGTTCTCAAAGTTCTTCTTGAGGTAGTTACGAGTTTTCTCGAACGGTAAAACGATCAAGTCCAGCGGCACCGTGCCATAGCCGATGCCCGTCCAGCCGCGCAGCGTCTCCTTGAGATCTCCGGTGTCCAGAATCGAGGTGCCTATTGACTTGGCTTTGCGTTCCTCACCCGAGCACAGCAGGTTATAGAAAGGTGTGACAATCATCTCGTTGATCTTCTGGAAGTTGCTGGCCAGTGACTGGCTTTTCCGGATGAAACGCTGGTTGTCCACGAGGATCACCGCATCGGCGGCCTGATTGGCGGACTTGAGGCACATCGCGGTATTGAAAACAGCCCGCTCCTCATTCAGCCGCTCGTGCTCGAAGGGCAAGGCCACCATGGCGTACACCGGCTTATCCCGAAAATTCTCCTTGAACGCCCGGGCGAATATCGGAAGTGCGCCCGAGCCTGTTCCGCCGCCGCCGGAGGCCATGAGCAGCAGCGCGTCGGCATCATAAAAGCGTTCGTTCTTCTTCATGATGCCAATGAGGTTATCCCGCTCCTCTTTGGCGATCTCGGCGCCCGTCTCTGAGATCTTGGCTACCCCGTGGCCGCCGGTGTGACCGGCGCCGATAAGGATACGGTGAAGGGAGTCTTTTTTAACTTTGGTCAATGAGGAAAGGTCGGCGGTATCGGTGTTGATCGCTAATATGTCGGTGGCAATGCGTAAGTTTCTCTCCTGACGCGCTTTGATGGCCATCCGGGCGAATTCATCGGCGAGCCTGCCTCCGGCCTGTCCCAGACCGACAATGATCAGCTTCATTTCAGGGTTCCTCCTGAGTGCATTTCGGCTTGAGTCTAAAGGGGCGGGACGGGTTTGTCAATAGGATTTTATAAAAGCTTGCCACAGTCGAATCTATAATGAGTCATTTATCGACCATGCTTGCCCGGTACTAGTACTTGGTGCTAAAATGTCGACAGATTACCCTTCGAGCTGTCCTCGCCTAAATCAATCGACATGGCAGGCGGCCGGTCAGGGTGTCGCTGGAAACGGCGGCGCCTCCCGTATTTGGAAAGGAGGGCGGATATGGCATATTGCCGCCTCTTTATTGGAGGCTGTTTAATAATATGACTGAAGGCAACTGCATCACCGGCACCTACGATGCCTTCAACCGCCGCGTCAATTACCTGAGGATATCGGTCACCGACCGCTGCAATCTGCGATGCATCTATTGTTCCGACGGCGAAATTTCCCATCTCGGACATAACGACATCCTGTCGTATGAAGAGATAGCCCGTATCACACGGGTGGCGGCGGAGATGGGGGTAACCCATGTGCGGCTTACCGGCGGCGAACCTCTGGTACGTCCGTATGTCGCTAATCTGGTCAGCCTGTTGACCGCGATACCGGGTATTGAGGATATATCCCTGACCACCAACGGAACACTTCTGGAAGCGCAGGCGGCCGAACTAAAAGCAGCCGGTTTGAAGCGGATCAACGTCAGCC
It includes:
- a CDS encoding TatD family hydrolase: MNLIDSHAHLDLPDFAPDFDAVLKRATDAGVETIITIGIDLQSSKKAIELATAHDNIYATVGIHPCDSATATDEALAGIEKLAAMPKVVAVGETGMDFYHKPFSETDQLKTLRFHLDLAVRINLPVVIHNRQADQAIVPVLIDWAAANPSHPKGVIHCFGDSLELAKRYLDAGFHISIGGYITYPSSKVIYNALRYIPIDKLLLETDCPFLPPQSRRGKRNEPSYIVQTAEALAGIRGIPFEELARATMENTKRLFRLPF
- the nuoL gene encoding NADH-quinone oxidoreductase subunit L; its protein translation is MITAPFVWAILLLPLAAFALIALVIKPLLKLRPEISGYVGVAAMSGALLLSLWALTGVIGAEHHEIVIAPIDWVNVAGLNIHFGFILDGLTAVMLVVITFVALMVNIYSQGYMHGDPGYERYYAFLSLFGVAMIGLVLSDNLFLTFAFWELVGLCSYLLIGFWFQRPAAAAAAKKAFIVTRIGDFGFLAAIVLLFANTGTLDICELNELAVAGVLAGGVLTLAALGVFLGAVGKSAQFPLHVWLPDAMEGPTPVSALIHAATMVAAGVFLVARTYPLFEHSTTALTTVAVIGGITAIFAATMGLVMHDMKRVLAYSTVSQLGYMMLGLGTGGVAIAMFHLMNHAFFKSLLFLGSGSVNHATGTFDMRHMGGLKKFMPKTYYTMLIASVSMAGIWPLSGFFSKDEIIAGSSGQPILFTLALITVFLTAFYMFRLMFLSFHGEYRGHNHPHESPRVMTAPLLILAVPAAFSGFLNLTGGFGGLFGHGEPMSVIEGLFGAFTHPVTWLSLGLAAAGIFLAYAMYIKRWVSAEIIARRFGALYELVRRKYFFDELYEKIIGELVLLRGLFAGFQFFDSRLLDNGLNTVIVQNVITRKLFGHFRYFDEKAVDGTVNAVADGTVSAGSILRRAQSGQLQTYGMFIAFGILTIVVVVFLAG
- the nuoK gene encoding NADH-quinone oxidoreductase subunit NuoK; the encoded protein is MEVGLNHYLILSAVLFGIGLWGALSKRSAVIILMCIELMLNAAAIAMVAFSRFVVPELLTGQIFTIFIIVVAAAEATVALAIIMSIYRSRDTIDATKIDLMKW
- a CDS encoding NADH-quinone oxidoreductase subunit M, which codes for MPYLTLTIFIPIIGALLIALWPKLSPKAITYLSLIATVLPLIFSIIVFAGFDRSAEMSGVIQFGEKVSWIPLINANYSLGVDGLSLPFLLLTTLLGVLVILISWKIDLRVREYFAWILLLQASITGVFISLDFLLFFIFWELELIPMYFLIAIWGAGRKEYSALKYVLYTLLGGAFILAGILVLYFATGSLDMVTMLNTDLTEVMKAGALALTFVFFFLGFAIKLPVFPFHTWLPDAHTDAPTAVSVILAGTLLKMGGYAMLRINAAMFPDEALKFAPIILVLAVINIVYGGAVTLKQTDIKRLIAYSSVSHMGFVLLGIFALGQLSMIGASLQMVSHGIITGLLFAITGVVMHNTHERAIPRLGGLANQMPRATIIFVLGGLGAMAVPATSGFIAEVWTFLGSFSSGVVPGIQVFTIIGLLGILLAAAYILWTIQRVFFGQPLPRFAGVHDTDRVENIFAIVFVIAMFVIGLYPRILTDVFEGGIKPIAALFGGS
- a CDS encoding NADH-quinone oxidoreductase subunit N, with amino-acid sequence MDFTYLIPELIVLGTAIAVILTDLFVSQKKVLVGSALAGLSAAVIAAVIQWPDASQSLFGGMVSHDAFAAFFKIFFPVMAGLVIMASIDWTDNFRRFRGEYHALVLIASLGMMLMAAATNLITLYLALEITAVAFYVLVGIQKDKKSTESALKYVLLSGVASAVLLYGMALVFGFTGTTGLAEIAASLQSMSPASILDSPGLLMGLVLIIAGVGFKIAAVPFQFWVPDVYEGAPTPITMYLSIASKAAGFALILRILGTAFIEPGVLAQQWAPVIAAIAAIGMTMGNLMAIPQKNIKRLLGFSTVAHAGYILVGLAALGNAPSLSTLAVGGIIFYLIAFAVSDLAAFISVIAISRKFNSDNFANYAGLARTSPFMAGALTLSLLSLIGFPPTAGFLAKFYIFNAGVQADLLWLVVLAAVNTVISAYYYFGVIKVLWLREPEQQGPVPSSGSLKTALAISSFGILLFGILPAVALKLAETAASALVP